GTAAACCCCAAGCGCCACAAGCACGTCAAATACGACGCGGCCATGACCTTCATCAACTGGCTGATATCGGAGGACGGCCAGAAGGCCATCGGCTCCTTCACCGACGAGCACGGGAATCAACTGTTCCATCCGAACGCGAAGTGAAGGGACGGTGCGCGGACGGGTATTTTTGTATTATTGTATTAGTGTACCCATGGATTTAGGGGAGCACGGTATGGTTCACGGGACGATGCGGAATCGAGATAAAAAATTAAAGTCTTCCGGGGTTTCAAGAGGATAAGGACCGACCGGTCGGCAAAAGGATACGGCACGGCCCCGGCGCGAGGTGCGCCGGGGCTTCCTCCGCCCATGGGTTCGGACGCTCCCCCTCGCACGCAGCCAAAGGAGGCTCCAAACGGGTTTTGGTTCGGCTGTTAGGCTGGCATCGGGGCTCGCCATAACGTGCATGCTCGCGGCGTGCGCCCCCGTGGGGCCGAACTACGTCCCTCCCGAAGTGAAGGCTCCCGCCACGTGGAACGCCGAGCTGGGCGGGGGCCTGAGTGCCGAAAGCGTGAATACAAAGGCCCTGGCCCGGTGGTGGTCCACGCTTCATGACCCGGTGCTGACGAGCCTGATAGACCGGGCGGTCCAGGCCAATCTCGACCTGCGCGAAGCCACAGCGCGCGTCCGGGAGGCTCGCGCACGCCGCGGCCTGAGCAAGGCCGCGCTTTTCCCCTCCGTCGATGCCACGGGCTCCGCGAGCTTTAGCCGGAGCAGCGAAGAAACCGGCGGCGGCGCCGAAAGAGACCTCTACTCCGCCGGCTTCGATGCCAGATGGGAGCTGGACGTGTTCGGCGGCATCAGGCGCTCCGTCCAAGCGGCCTCCGCGGACCTCCAGGCCAGTGAAGAGGATTTGCGCGACGTGCTCGTAACGCTGCTTGCCGAAGTAGCCCTGAACTACGTCGATGTGCGTTCGTTTCAGAGCAGGCTTTCCATAGCGGAAGCGAACCTCGCCGCCCAGGAGGAGACGTTCAACATAACCCGGTGGCGCTTCGAAGCCGGGCTTGCCACGCAGCTCGACGTGGAGCAGGCACGGTTCAACATGGAAAACACCCGCTCCCGGATACCGACCCTGCGGACCGGCCTTCAGCAGGCCAGAAACCGGATTGCCGTGCTGCTGGGAGCCAACCCGGGCTCCGCGGACGAGGAGCTCTCGGGGCGAGAGCCCATCCCCCGGGCGCCCTATGAGGTCGCCGTCGGCGTGCCCGCCGAGGCCCTCAGGCGGCGGCCCGACATCCGGCGCGCCGAACGCCGGCTGGCGGCGCAGACCGCCCGGGTCGGCGTGGCGACGGCCGAGCTCTATCCCAAATTCACCCTGCCCGGCTCCATAGGCCTCGAAGCGCTCTCGCTGGATAATCTTTTCTCCACCGGAAGCCGCACGTACAGGGTCACGCCCGGTTTCACATGGAGCATTTTCAGTGCGGGCAGCATACGGCGGAACATCGAGGTGCAGGATGCACTTCAGGAGCAGGCGTTGATACAATATGAGGCGGCGGTCCTCACCGCCCTGGAGGAGGCCGAAAACGCGCTGGCCGCCTATGCCGACGAGCAGGTCAGGCGGGAGTCGCTGCTCCGGGCTTCGGAGGCCGCGCAGCGCGCCGTCGACCTTGCGCAAAGCCAGTATGCGTCGGGGCTCATCGATTTCCAGGTGGTCCTGGACGCCCAGCGTTCGTTATTGAGCCTCCAGGACCAGTTGGCCACGAGCGAGGGCGAGGTCACGGCCGACCTGATACGCCTTTACAAGGCGCTCGGCGGAGGATGGACATCCCTGGCGCATGCCCCCGGCACGCCGCAGATGCAGTCCGAGAGCCCGGGAGATGGAAAATGAAACCGGAAACCAACCGCGAAACG
This Nitrospirota bacterium DNA region includes the following protein-coding sequences:
- a CDS encoding efflux transporter outer membrane subunit; this translates as MLAACAPVGPNYVPPEVKAPATWNAELGGGLSAESVNTKALARWWSTLHDPVLTSLIDRAVQANLDLREATARVREARARRGLSKAALFPSVDATGSASFSRSSEETGGGAERDLYSAGFDARWELDVFGGIRRSVQAASADLQASEEDLRDVLVTLLAEVALNYVDVRSFQSRLSIAEANLAAQEETFNITRWRFEAGLATQLDVEQARFNMENTRSRIPTLRTGLQQARNRIAVLLGANPGSADEELSGREPIPRAPYEVAVGVPAEALRRRPDIRRAERRLAAQTARVGVATAELYPKFTLPGSIGLEALSLDNLFSTGSRTYRVTPGFTWSIFSAGSIRRNIEVQDALQEQALIQYEAAVLTALEEAENALAAYADEQVRRESLLRASEAAQRAVDLAQSQYASGLIDFQVVLDAQRSLLSLQDQLATSEGEVTADLIRLYKALGGGWTSLAHAPGTPQMQSESPGDGK